The proteins below are encoded in one region of bacterium:
- a CDS encoding DNA adenine methylase, producing the protein MDKKRQILARLSRNGLRKGYKRYLGSPIRYAGGKSLAVGYVIEYLPDNVKRVISPFFGGGSVEIAIAKKLGIPVLGFEIFDILVNYWQIQISKPDELYQKLAELKPTKEEYAKVKAKLKAHWKKEITLPSLELAAYYYFNHNLSYGPGFLGWMSKIYENSERYSLMIEKVRDFNLKNVWVECKSFENVLPKFRNDFLYCDPPYYLGKDSTLFRGIYPQRNFPIHHNNFDHEKLRDLLLNHHRGGFILSYNDSLTIRKWYSECQIIEVSWQYTMGQGETRIGLNRKRENRNHVKKSNEILVVKYA; encoded by the coding sequence GTGGATAAAAAGAGACAAATCCTTGCTCGCTTATCCAGGAATGGTTTGAGAAAGGGATATAAGCGTTATTTGGGTTCCCCAATCCGTTATGCGGGTGGAAAAAGTTTAGCCGTGGGTTATGTAATTGAATATTTGCCCGATAATGTAAAAAGGGTGATTTCGCCCTTTTTTGGCGGTGGGTCGGTTGAGATTGCAATTGCTAAGAAATTAGGTATTCCTGTTCTTGGTTTTGAGATTTTTGACATTCTTGTAAATTACTGGCAGATTCAAATTAGTAAGCCTGATGAGCTTTACCAAAAACTAGCAGAGTTAAAGCCGACAAAAGAGGAATATGCGAAGGTAAAAGCTAAATTAAAGGCACACTGGAAAAAAGAGATAACATTGCCTTCCCTTGAACTCGCCGCTTATTACTATTTTAACCATAATCTCTCTTATGGGCCAGGATTTCTCGGCTGGATGTCAAAAATCTATGAAAATTCTGAAAGGTATAGTTTGATGATTGAGAAGGTTCGTGATTTTAATCTAAAAAATGTTTGGGTTGAATGTAAGTCTTTTGAGAATGTTCTTCCAAAATTTAGAAACGATTTTTTATATTGTGACCCACCTTATTATCTTGGAAAGGATAGCACCCTATTTCGTGGAATATATCCTCAGCGAAACTTCCCAATTCATCATAATAATTTTGACCATGAAAAATTGCGTGATTTGCTGTTAAATCATCACAGAGGAGGGTTTATTCTTTCTTATAACGATAGCCTTACCATAAGAAAATGGTATTCAGAATGTCAGATTATAGAGGTTTCGTGGCAATACACGATGGGACAGGGTGAGACAAGAATTGGTTTAAACAGAAAAAGAGAAAACAGAAATCATGTTAAAAAATCTAATGAAATTTTGGTGGTGAAATATGCATAG